TCGGGCTGATTCGCAGGATGCAGCTGAAACAGTATCAGCAGAATTGGAAATTACTCCTGAGGAGGCTTTAACTCAAATGTCGGGTTCTATCTGGCTGACCCCAGAGGAAGAATTGTCTGAGGATTACATGGGAACGACAGGCAATCCTGGACATTTTGCGACAATCATGAAAGACACGGCGGATTTCCTGGCAGAACAAAAATCTATTGACGCAGCGCCTTCACAGGAAGACTTTGATGGATATTTAAATCCTTTATACATCGAAATGTCACTGGAATAAGGAGATTGAACATGAACAAAGCAGAGAAAATCATTGAAATTGACAAGTTGGCTGTGAACTATCAGACAGAAGACACTGTTTTAAGGGCTATATCTGAAATCAGTCTATCTATCTATGACAATGATTTTATCTGTATTCTCGGACCGTCTGGTTGCGGAAAAAGTACCTTACTTAATGTAATTGCCGGTTTTATTGCCCCTAGTGAGGGAGCTATCCTGATGCAGGGAGAGCCGGTAGTTGGACCGGATTGGAATCGTGGGGTGGTCTTTCAGTCGGCCTCACTTTATCCCTGGATGAGCGTCAGGAAGAATGTGGAATTTGGCCCTCGGATCAAGGGGTTGTCAAAGGATGAAATTTCAAAGATAGCAACGCATTTTCTAAAACAGATACATCTGCTGGAAGTTGAAAATCTTCCGCCTTTTCAGCTTTCAGGCGGGATGCGGCAGCGAGTTGCTTTAGCCAGAGCTTTGGCTAATGAGCCAGATATTCTCCTTTTGGATGAACCCTTTGGAGCCCTGGATGCTTTAACCAGGATTCATATGCAGCAGCTGGTACGGACGATTTGGAAAGAAAATAAGAATACTATTTTTATGATTACCCATGATGTAGATGAGGCCCTTTCACTGGGAACCAGACTTTTGGTCATGTCAAAAAGTCCCGGTACTATTATCCGTGAATTTAAATCTGATTTTTCTTATGCGATTGATGAAAAAACCGGTAGAATGCACGTTGATGAGAAATACCTGACACTAAGAGAAGAGATCCTCAATCTCATTGATATTTGATTCAGTTAAGGAAAGACAGATGATACCATTTAATAAGCCACTATTTTTAGGAAATGAAATTGAATATATGAAAAGAGCTGCTACCGTTAATCATAAAATTGCCGGTGATGGTCCTTTTACAAAGGCCTGTACAGACTGGTTACAAAAGAAAACTGGTGCCTGCGGGGCTTTTTTGACGAGTTCTGGAACCCATGCACTGGAAATGGCAGCACTGCTGTGTAATATAAAACCTGGGGATGAAGTAATCATGTCG
This genomic interval from Eubacteriaceae bacterium ES3 contains the following:
- a CDS encoding ABC transporter ATP-binding protein, with product MNKAEKIIEIDKLAVNYQTEDTVLRAISEISLSIYDNDFICILGPSGCGKSTLLNVIAGFIAPSEGAILMQGEPVVGPDWNRGVVFQSASLYPWMSVRKNVEFGPRIKGLSKDEISKIATHFLKQIHLLEVENLPPFQLSGGMRQRVALARALANEPDILLLDEPFGALDALTRIHMQQLVRTIWKENKNTIFMITHDVDEALSLGTRLLVMSKSPGTIIREFKSDFSYAIDEKTGRMHVDEKYLTLREEILNLIDI